One genomic region from Leifsonia sp. Root1293 encodes:
- a CDS encoding PQQ-dependent sugar dehydrogenase, giving the protein MRSQLRMLLAAILSVICVAALLTLPPADAAYAATGKPIIGVASKKCLDVQYGSMTVGAQTVIGTCNGGADQRWTRTAEGELRVFDGARCLTAGPVTTTRPRKAVIAQCSGSASQKWSYTSAKTLKHTATGLCLHVRGARTTGGTEVNLHACTTATHQKWTVPAKLPDTTPPTAPSGLTSSALTCTAVTLSWTASKDGVGVSAYDLYHDGQLVTSVAGTVRSASVKVVAGVAWGWYVNARDAAGNVSQASSTVTVTPPQCTADTVAPTVPKSVAAVASGTSVKVTWAASTDNVAVTRYDVRRDGTVVGSVGGAVLTFTDSGLAVSRAYSYTVVARDAQGNASAASAPATTTTGAACGSPICGVAQVTTDTDIPWGLTTLPDGSVLYARRDALDIVRLVPATGAKTSVGTIPGAKGTDGEGGVMGIAIASDFAADPWLYVMHSTATDNRIVRLKYSAGKLDTTSVQVLVSGILRNKYHNGGRLRFGPDGMLYASTGDAQNGDYAQRLTGTGALNGKILRLTRTGGIPSDNPFGSYVWSYGHRNPQGIAFDSRGRLWQQEFGNSVMDETNLVVKGGNYGWPLCEGTSGNGCGTAGLIAPKKTYPTADGSCSGLTIVRDVVYIACGRGARLFREVISGDALASVQQFFVGTYGRLRTVEPSSDGGLWLTTTNQGDKDSVANNSNEKILKVTLGG; this is encoded by the coding sequence ATGAGAAGTCAGCTCCGGATGCTGCTGGCAGCCATCCTGTCCGTCATCTGCGTTGCGGCTCTGCTGACGCTGCCGCCAGCCGACGCCGCGTACGCCGCCACGGGCAAACCCATCATCGGAGTCGCCTCGAAGAAGTGCCTCGACGTCCAGTACGGGTCGATGACCGTCGGGGCGCAGACCGTGATCGGGACCTGCAACGGCGGAGCGGACCAGCGCTGGACGCGCACGGCCGAGGGCGAACTGCGCGTCTTCGACGGCGCCCGCTGCCTGACCGCCGGCCCGGTCACCACGACCCGACCGCGGAAGGCCGTGATCGCCCAGTGCTCGGGCTCAGCCTCCCAGAAGTGGAGCTACACGAGCGCCAAGACGCTGAAGCACACGGCGACAGGTCTGTGTCTCCATGTGCGCGGCGCGCGGACGACCGGCGGAACCGAGGTGAACCTGCACGCCTGCACGACGGCGACCCACCAGAAGTGGACCGTTCCCGCGAAGCTGCCGGACACCACCCCGCCGACCGCGCCGAGCGGCCTGACGAGTTCGGCGCTCACCTGCACCGCCGTCACCCTGAGCTGGACGGCGTCGAAGGATGGCGTCGGGGTCTCCGCCTACGACCTGTACCACGACGGCCAGCTCGTCACCTCGGTCGCCGGAACCGTGCGCTCGGCATCCGTCAAGGTCGTGGCGGGAGTCGCCTGGGGCTGGTACGTCAACGCCCGCGATGCTGCGGGCAACGTCTCGCAGGCCAGCTCCACCGTGACGGTGACGCCGCCGCAGTGCACAGCGGACACCGTTGCGCCGACGGTGCCGAAGTCGGTCGCGGCCGTGGCATCCGGAACCAGCGTGAAGGTGACCTGGGCGGCATCGACCGACAACGTCGCCGTCACCCGGTACGACGTGCGTCGCGACGGCACCGTCGTCGGGTCGGTCGGTGGCGCAGTGCTCACCTTCACCGACAGCGGGCTGGCCGTCAGCCGCGCCTACTCCTACACCGTCGTCGCACGCGACGCCCAGGGCAACGCGTCCGCCGCCAGTGCGCCCGCCACCACGACGACCGGTGCCGCCTGTGGAAGTCCCATCTGCGGGGTCGCCCAGGTGACGACGGACACCGACATCCCGTGGGGCCTCACCACCCTGCCCGACGGCTCGGTGCTCTATGCGCGCCGTGACGCCCTCGACATCGTGCGCCTGGTGCCGGCGACGGGGGCGAAGACGAGCGTCGGCACGATCCCCGGAGCGAAGGGCACCGATGGCGAGGGTGGGGTGATGGGCATAGCGATCGCATCCGACTTCGCGGCGGATCCGTGGCTCTATGTCATGCACTCCACTGCGACGGACAACCGGATCGTGCGGCTGAAGTACTCGGCCGGAAAGCTCGACACCACGTCTGTGCAGGTGCTCGTGAGCGGCATCCTGCGCAACAAGTACCACAACGGCGGCCGCCTGCGCTTCGGGCCGGACGGCATGCTCTACGCCTCGACGGGCGATGCGCAGAACGGCGACTACGCCCAGCGTCTCACCGGTACCGGAGCGCTGAACGGCAAGATCCTGCGGCTCACGCGCACCGGTGGCATTCCGAGCGACAACCCGTTCGGCAGCTACGTCTGGAGCTACGGCCACCGCAACCCGCAGGGCATCGCCTTCGACAGCCGGGGAAGGCTCTGGCAGCAGGAGTTCGGCAACAGTGTGATGGACGAGACGAATCTCGTGGTGAAGGGCGGCAACTACGGGTGGCCGCTGTGCGAGGGCACCTCGGGGAACGGATGCGGCACCGCCGGCCTCATCGCACCGAAGAAGACCTATCCGACGGCCGACGGGTCCTGCAGCGGCCTGACCATCGTGCGCGACGTCGTCTACATCGCCTGCGGGAGGGGCGCGCGGCTGTTTCGCGAGGTGATCAGCGGCGACGCCCTCGCCTCCGTGCAGCAGTTCTTCGTCGGCACCTACGGCCGGCTGCGCACCGTCGAGCCGTCGTCCGATGGCGGGCTGTGGCTCACCACGACGAACCAGGGCGACAAGGACAGCGTCGCGAACAACAGCAACGAGAAGATCCTGAAGGTGACGCTGGGCGGGTAG
- a CDS encoding glucose 1-dehydrogenase — translation MTDLDGRVALVTGGARGLGAAYVRSLHAAGARVVIADLLADEGGALAAELGERALFEALDVTDEAAWDRVVAAAVGAFGSLDVLVNNAGIANAAPIEHLTLAKWNAVIAVNLTGVFLGCRAVVPQMKAQGSGSIINISSVEGMRGSPGLHGYTASKFGVRGLSQSLAVELGASGIRVNSVHPGLILTDMTTRIDPARIDIPLGRPGVPDDVAGTIVFLASDASRFTSGAEFVVDGGMIAGIPHH, via the coding sequence ATGACGGATCTCGATGGACGCGTCGCGCTCGTCACCGGCGGTGCGCGCGGCCTCGGTGCTGCCTACGTGCGGTCGCTGCACGCGGCCGGCGCGCGAGTGGTCATCGCCGACCTGCTCGCCGACGAGGGTGGTGCGCTCGCCGCCGAGCTGGGCGAGCGCGCGCTGTTCGAGGCGCTGGACGTCACCGATGAGGCCGCATGGGACCGCGTCGTGGCCGCAGCTGTGGGCGCGTTCGGATCGCTGGACGTCCTCGTGAACAACGCCGGCATCGCCAATGCAGCGCCGATCGAGCACCTGACGCTGGCGAAGTGGAACGCCGTGATCGCGGTCAACCTCACCGGGGTGTTCCTCGGCTGCCGAGCGGTGGTTCCGCAGATGAAGGCGCAGGGCAGTGGCTCGATCATCAACATCTCCTCGGTCGAGGGCATGCGCGGCTCGCCGGGCCTGCACGGCTACACGGCTTCGAAGTTCGGCGTGCGCGGACTCAGCCAGTCGCTCGCCGTCGAGCTCGGGGCATCCGGGATCAGGGTGAACTCCGTGCACCCCGGGCTGATCCTCACCGACATGACCACCAGGATCGACCCCGCGAGGATCGACATCCCGCTCGGGCGGCCAGGGGTTCCCGACGACGTCGCCGGCACGATCGTCTTTCTAGCCAGCGACGCCTCCCGCTTCACGAGTGGCGCCGAGTTCGTGGTCGATGGCGGCATGATCGCGGGCATCCCGCACCACTGA
- a CDS encoding NADPH:quinone oxidoreductase family protein, producing MPEPTTMRAWRVVRTGEPSEVLELHDLPVPVPGAGEVLVKVHAVAVNFPDVLLARGEYQVRPEPPFTPGIELSGEIVALGPDADGVRTGGKPALGIGDRVVATKIGVLAEYAVLAASEVHPTPDGLDDVQAAGLMIAYQTAWFALHRRARLQAVETVLVHAAAGGVGSAAVQLAVAAGARVIGVVGSAGKADVVREAGAELVIVRGEQDLAAIVNEATDGRGADVVFDPVGGESFERSTKCIAFEGRIVVIGFAGGTVPTVRANHALVKNYSVLGLHWGLYPTKNPALVAEAHAELVRLADAGAISPLVGGVVEFEQAPAAIQELAGGQTVGRLVVRVG from the coding sequence ATGCCTGAGCCGACCACCATGCGCGCGTGGAGGGTCGTCCGCACCGGAGAGCCGTCGGAGGTGCTCGAGCTCCACGACCTGCCCGTGCCCGTGCCCGGCGCCGGTGAAGTGCTCGTGAAAGTGCACGCCGTCGCCGTCAACTTCCCCGACGTGCTGCTCGCCCGGGGCGAGTACCAGGTACGCCCCGAACCTCCGTTCACGCCGGGCATCGAGCTGAGCGGCGAGATCGTGGCTCTCGGGCCGGATGCCGACGGCGTGCGCACCGGCGGGAAGCCCGCCCTGGGCATCGGCGACAGGGTGGTGGCGACGAAGATCGGCGTGCTCGCCGAGTACGCCGTGCTCGCGGCATCCGAGGTGCATCCGACGCCGGACGGGCTCGACGACGTGCAGGCCGCCGGGCTGATGATCGCCTACCAGACCGCGTGGTTCGCCCTGCATCGTCGGGCGCGGCTGCAGGCCGTCGAGACCGTGCTCGTCCATGCAGCGGCGGGCGGGGTCGGAAGTGCCGCCGTGCAACTCGCCGTCGCCGCCGGAGCCAGGGTCATCGGCGTGGTCGGCAGCGCGGGCAAGGCCGACGTCGTGCGTGAGGCCGGTGCCGAACTGGTGATCGTGCGGGGCGAGCAGGACCTCGCCGCAATCGTCAACGAGGCGACGGACGGCCGCGGCGCAGACGTGGTCTTCGACCCCGTGGGCGGGGAGAGCTTCGAGCGGTCGACCAAGTGCATCGCCTTCGAGGGGCGCATCGTCGTGATCGGCTTCGCCGGCGGGACCGTGCCCACGGTACGGGCGAACCATGCCCTCGTGAAGAACTACAGCGTGCTCGGCCTGCACTGGGGTCTCTACCCGACGAAGAACCCCGCTCTCGTGGCCGAGGCCCATGCCGAGCTGGTGCGATTGGCGGATGCCGGCGCCATCTCGCCGCTGGTGGGGGGAGTGGTGGAGTTCGAGCAGGCTCCCGCCGCCATCCAGGAACTGGCCGGCGGACAGACCGTCGGGCGGCTCGTCGTGCGGGTCGGGTGA
- a CDS encoding TetR/AcrR family transcriptional regulator: protein MRQTSVVDDVTRAAVELFAAQGFANTSVQQIVEAAGVTKGAMYHYFQSKDDLLFAIYERMLSLQKSHLDEIVARGGAVDDVLRAVCIDVIETSIDFLPEGTVFFRSQHMLSQPRQQEVTRRRRDYNDEFSALIEAGQQQGLYRTDIPRPVLIAHFFSDLHYLSQWYSPEGPEGKTLLAEQITALFLRSIAAEPAEPGAPEGATDA from the coding sequence ATGAGACAGACCAGTGTCGTAGACGACGTGACCAGGGCCGCCGTCGAGCTCTTCGCAGCTCAGGGCTTCGCCAACACCAGCGTTCAGCAGATCGTGGAGGCCGCCGGAGTCACCAAGGGCGCGATGTACCACTACTTCCAGTCGAAGGACGACCTGCTCTTCGCCATCTACGAGCGGATGCTGTCACTGCAGAAGTCGCACCTCGACGAGATCGTCGCGCGGGGAGGGGCCGTCGACGACGTGCTGCGCGCCGTGTGCATCGACGTGATCGAGACCTCGATCGACTTCCTGCCAGAGGGCACGGTGTTCTTCCGCAGCCAGCACATGCTCTCGCAGCCGCGTCAGCAGGAGGTCACCCGCCGGCGACGCGATTACAACGACGAGTTCAGCGCTCTCATCGAGGCCGGCCAGCAGCAGGGCCTCTACCGCACCGACATCCCGCGGCCGGTGCTCATCGCGCACTTCTTCAGCGACTTGCACTACCTGTCGCAGTGGTACTCCCCGGAGGGCCCGGAGGGCAAGACCCTGCTGGCCGAGCAGATCACCGCGCTGTTCCTGAGGAGCATCGCCGCCGAGCCCGCCGAGCCGGGCGCACCGGAGGGGGCGACGGATGCCTGA
- a CDS encoding SDR family oxidoreductase — protein MQRFDGRVALITGGSRGIGLAIAKRLVSEGAQVVITGRKQESLDAALAELNGGGTTSPATAVATAVAGKADDPEHRAAVFAHIAERHGRLDHLVNNAGINPAYGPALEIEASIVRKILDVNVVAALEWTRDAVGAGLSRSIVNLSSISALSAAPGIAFYGVSKAALVNLTLQLAHELAPGIRVNAVAPAVIKTAFARALYEGREQQVAGEYPLKRLGLPDDVAGPVAFLLSEDAAWITGQTIVIDGGGSIRPVG, from the coding sequence ATGCAGAGGTTCGACGGCCGGGTGGCGCTGATCACCGGCGGCAGCAGGGGCATCGGCCTCGCCATAGCGAAGCGGCTGGTGAGCGAGGGCGCGCAGGTGGTCATCACCGGGCGCAAGCAGGAGTCGCTCGACGCGGCGCTCGCCGAGCTGAACGGGGGCGGGACCACGTCGCCCGCGACCGCCGTCGCCACCGCTGTCGCAGGCAAGGCCGACGACCCGGAGCATCGCGCGGCGGTCTTCGCTCACATCGCCGAACGGCACGGCCGTCTCGACCACCTGGTGAACAACGCGGGCATCAACCCCGCCTACGGTCCGGCGCTCGAGATCGAGGCCTCGATCGTGCGCAAGATCCTCGACGTGAACGTCGTCGCCGCCCTGGAGTGGACGCGGGACGCTGTGGGTGCCGGCCTCTCGAGGTCGATCGTGAACCTGTCGTCGATCTCAGCGCTGTCCGCGGCTCCCGGCATCGCGTTCTACGGGGTCTCGAAGGCGGCGCTGGTGAACCTCACCCTGCAGTTGGCGCACGAGCTCGCACCGGGCATCCGTGTCAACGCCGTCGCCCCCGCCGTGATCAAGACCGCCTTCGCCCGGGCGCTCTACGAGGGGCGCGAGCAGCAGGTGGCAGGGGAGTATCCGTTGAAGCGCCTCGGACTGCCCGACGACGTGGCCGGGCCCGTCGCTTTCCTCCTGTCGGAAGACGCCGCGTGGATCACCGGCCAGACCATCGTGATCGACGGCGGCGGCAGCATCCGCCCTGTCGGATGA
- the msrB gene encoding peptide-methionine (R)-S-oxide reductase MsrB, which translates to MSQDYRKTPEALARLTPNQYKVTQNEGTEPAFRNEYWNNHEVGLYVDVVSGQPLFTSVDKYDSRSGWPSFTKPISPDAVTEHTDRTLFMKRVEVRSSGADSHLGHVFDDGPADAGGLRYCMNSASLRFIPLAELEEQGYGELRALFPTDAASTTKENS; encoded by the coding sequence GTGTCACAGGACTACCGCAAGACTCCCGAGGCGCTCGCCCGCCTCACCCCGAACCAGTACAAGGTCACGCAGAACGAGGGCACGGAGCCCGCCTTCCGCAACGAGTACTGGAACAACCACGAGGTCGGCCTGTACGTCGACGTCGTCTCCGGGCAGCCGCTGTTCACCTCGGTCGACAAGTACGACTCGCGATCGGGATGGCCGAGCTTCACCAAGCCGATCAGCCCCGACGCCGTCACCGAGCACACCGACCGCACGCTCTTCATGAAGCGCGTCGAGGTGCGCTCCTCGGGGGCCGATAGCCACCTGGGCCACGTCTTCGATGACGGGCCCGCGGATGCCGGCGGCCTGCGCTACTGCATGAACTCGGCGTCGCTGCGGTTCATCCCGCTCGCCGAGCTCGAGGAGCAGGGCTACGGTGAACTCCGGGCGCTGTTTCCGACCGACGCCGCATCCACCACGAAGGAGAACTCATGA